The Denticeps clupeoides chromosome 5, fDenClu1.1, whole genome shotgun sequence genome includes a region encoding these proteins:
- the kcns2 gene encoding potassium voltage-gated channel subfamily S member 2 — protein sequence MTGQSLEDLSVDAAIRINVGGFKKRLPSDTLSRFPETRLARLLRCRSRDAVLELCDDYDDAEKEFYFDRNPALFPYVLNFYNTGRLHVMAELCIFSFSQEIEYWGINEFFIDSCCSNAYHCRKIEPDQKDWDEKSDEGSTASSFDEILEFYNDATKFDKQPLGGVRRRIWLMLDNPGYSIPSRIISLFSILVVLGSIATMCMNSMAEFAPRDGEGRPQEDPRFEMVEHLGIGWFTFELLARFAVAPDLPHFFRHPLNLIDLVSILPFYLTLVISLAAKSSPALANLGRVAQVLRLMRIFRILKLARHSTGLRSLGATLKNSYKEVGLLLLYLAVGVSFFSVMAYTVEKEDNDELATIPACWWWATVSMTTVGYGDVVPVSIAGKLTASACILAGILVVVLPITLIFNKFSLFYKRQKQLEVAMRSCDFDEGIKEAPSVNLRNYYAHKVKTLMASLSNMSRSSPSEHSLNESLH from the coding sequence ATGACCGGCCAGAGTCTGGAGGACCTGAGCGTGGACGCCGCGATCCGCATCAACGTGGGAGGCTTCAAGAAGCGACTCCCGTCCGACACGCTGTCGCGCTTCCCCGAGACGCGCCTGGCGCGGCTGCTGCGCTGCCGGTCGAGGGACGCCGTCCTGGAGCTGTGCGACGACTACGACGACGCCGAGAAGGAGTTCTACTTCGACAGGAACCCGGCGCTCTTCCCCTACGTGCTCAACTTCTACAACACCGGGCGCCTGCACGTCATGGCCGAGCTCTGCATCTTCTCCTTCAGCCAGGAGATCGAGTACTGGGGCATCAACGAGTTCTTCATCGACTCCTGCTGCAGCAACGCCTACCACTGCCGGAAGATCGAGCCCGACCAGAAGGACTGGGACGAGAAGAGCGACGAGGGGAGCACCGCGTCCTCCTTCGACGAGATCTTGGAGTTCTACAACGACGCCACCAAGTTCGACAAGCAGCCGCTGGGCGGCGTGAGGCGGAGGATCTGGCTGATGCTGGACAACCCCGGCTACTCCATCCCCAGCAGGATCATCAGCCTCTTCTCCATCCTGGTGGTGCTGGGCTCCATCGCCACCATGTGCATGAACAGCATGGCGGAGTTCGCGCCGCGGGACGGCGAGGGCCGGCCGCAGGAGGACCCCCGCTTCGAGATGGTGGAGCACCTCGGCATCGGCTGGTTCACGTTCGAGCTGCTGGCCCGCTTCGCCGTGGCGCCGGACCTCCCCCACTTTTTCCGCCACCCGCTGAACCTGATCGACCTGGTGTCCATTTTGCCCTTCTACCTGACGCTGGTGATCAGCCTGGCGGCCAAGAGCAGCCCCGCCCTGGCCAACCTGGGCCGCGTGGCGCAGGTCCTGAGGCTGATGAGGATCTTCCGGATCCTGAAGCTGGCGCGCCATTCCACCGGACTGCGCTCCCTGGGCGCCACCCTGAAGAACAGCTACAAGGAGGTGGGTCTGCTGCTGCTCTACCTGGCAGTGGGCGTCTCCTTCTTCTCCGTCATGGCCTACACGGTGGAGAAGGAGGACAACGACGAGCTCGCCACCATCCCGGCGTGCTGGTGGTGGGCCACCGTCAGCATGACCACGGTGGGCTACGGCGACGTGGTGCCCGTGTCCATCGCGGGGAAGCTGACCGCCTCCGCCTGCATCCTGGCGGGCATCTTGGTGGTGGTGCTTCCCATCACGCTGATATTTAACAAGTTCTCGCTCTTCTACAAACGGCAGAAGCAGCTGGAGGTGGCCATGCGGAGCTGTGACTTCGACGAGGGCATCAAGGAGGCGCCCTCCGTCAACCTCCGGAACTATTACGCGCACAAGGTGAAAACGCTGATGGCCAGCCTGTCCAACATGAGCAGGAGCTCGCCCAGCGAGCACAGTCTGAACGAGTCCCTGCACTGA